A genomic stretch from Etheostoma cragini isolate CJK2018 chromosome 8, CSU_Ecrag_1.0, whole genome shotgun sequence includes:
- the LOC117949411 gene encoding uncharacterized protein C3orf20-like isoform X3 — MTSSVASTEPRTGPLYFFDQPTKRSRIKGAQSNILHFNLANEGAKLEDTVQSNRDDNIEGKSDERTQGLPGETGGDVKPDTSSKDYDPMDAYKRAAPRLLNEVARLLSQHKWTEEGRTIPHGIGNILNYSWKELTAGSVFMRSPEQTDKLGKSKGFLKLDEARSRQLSARCDTRQEGERISCVVENVGPSVGKTQLSSNPRTKKRKDNSNKAHNYNTVSFSISSNSCSNPGWIIQPKQPSCVEPRQIRLCQWVLEQLRVARSPEKLLTAEQDLNKPLILRHYGDAKAQLKARRARRTAQPVTVVNGMPQIPEVKQQDPARQKLHYRINDSSSFIYYPSGCIAVCQSHSGLSCGGFYTNVFSDSECPVILATITAFGHGAVTHPLSSAITAVWDQHGGFICDHNGNISKEWSWQTGHTLREKIVIQLSDGISVSLLSGISAMLSFRCDNESVQLPLTALSDINQSQETACLQTEGKFTSYFAQDLLAKKTTSLESKRNLTLTPMVREVEGLEEPSAQFRKRRHVSRELKRLQQRVRNTLGSWLDYYRVAIGIQCPDTKRMPDALLRTRLRREVQSAALPSLNPPERADAEPVQPEEGRNELQELHTHLPVPAEKPLDSNAKLPRTQRTKTKEKPHVTQIGPLQIYGNIQLESIILPNSADLQPSASTRCPTPPLFTPSVPLTVCPALLRAAVGGEGGHKRCSCSAALMPVVTDLEYDAFIMCQLPHSQQILVVCVTLPRQPVNTHAVFGLDVLEQLYRRRNKYRTMPCTQCQMDSFRLVRYEMSTRNPRCGVKNILLQQRHNAAPGMVLMYIRGKLLFVGYVFSGLSCSVRDLQKQISRTRRDYRLGLSLPSDHKFSDTVNTPAATDGQNSQDATLKGRDINTASVEKEKTNERKNNHVPEVSHQQQRDFCIKPKKTSALPQVPVITQ; from the exons ATGACTTCTTCTGTCGCATCGACGGAACCCAGAACTGGCCCTTTGTATTTCTTTGACCAG CCGACCAAACGAAGCAGAATTAAAGGAGCGCAAAgtaacattttgcatttcaatTTGGCAAATGAAGGAGCGAAGTTAGAAGACACAGTGCAAAG TAATCGAGACGACAACATCGAAGGTAAAAGTGATGAGCGCACTCAGGGGCTGCCGGGGGAGACAGGTGGAGATGTTAAACCTGATACCTCATCAAAGGACTACGATCCGATGGATGCGTACAAACGAGCAGCCCCTCGGTTATTAAACGAAGTGGCTCGCCTACTTTCTCAACATAAATGGACTGAGGAGGGGCGTACTATTCCACACGGGATTGGAAATATTCTAAATTACTCCTGGAAGGAACTGACGGCGGGCTCGGTGTTCATGAGAAGTCCGGAACAGACTGACAAACTAGGAAAGTCCAAAGGTTTCCTGAAGTTGGATGAAGCTCGGTCCCGTCAGTTGTCCGCCAGATGTGACACGaggcaggaaggagagagaatCTCATGTGTTGTGGAAAACGTTGGTCCCTCTGTGGGGAAAACACAACTCAGCTCAAATCCACGCACGAAAAAACGCAAAGACAATTCCAATAAAG CTCACAACTACAACACCGTCAGTTTCTCCATCTCATCCAACAGCTGCAGTAATCCAG GTTGGATCATCCAGCCAAAGCAGCCCTCCTGCGTTGAGCCTCGGCAGATCCGTTTGTGTCAGTGGGTGCTTGAGCAACTCCGGGTGGCAAGAAGTCCTGA AAAACTGCTAACAGCTGAACAGGACCTGAACAAACCGCTCATACTCCGTCACTATGGTGATGCAAAGGCACAACTGAAGGCCAGGAGAGCGAGGAGAACGGCACAGCCTGTTACTGTGGTCAATGGGATGCCCCAGATACCAGAAGTGAAGCAGCAGGATCCTGCACGGCAGAAACTACACTACAGGATCAATGACAGCTCCTCGTTCATATA CTACCCTTCTGGTTGTATCGCAGTATGCCAGAGCCACTCAGGTCTGAGCTGTGGAGGCTTTTATACCAACGTGTTCAGTGACAGTGAGTGTCCCGTTATTCTGGCGACTATCACAGCGTTCGGGCACGGGGCTGTGACACATCCTCTTAG CTCTGCCATTACAGCCGTGTGGGACCAGCACGGTGGATTCATATGTGACCATAATGGGAACATATCTAAGGAGTGGAGCTGGCAGACAGGCCACACACTGAGGGAGAAGATTGTTATACAG TTGTCAGATGGGATCTCTGTGAGCCTGCTCAGTGGCATTTCTGCCATGCTCAGCTTCAGGTGTGACAACGAAAGTGTTCAACTTCCtcttactgctctgtcggataTTAACCAATCACAAGAAACG GCTTGTTTGCAGACTGAAGGAAAGTTTACCTCTTATTTTGCTCAAGACCTGCTGGCGAAGAAGACAACATCCCTTGAGAGCAAGAGGAACCTGACGCTTACACCT ATGGTCAGAGAGGTGGAGGGGCTGGAGGAGCCATCCGCGCAGTTTAGAAAAAGACGACATGTTAGCAGAGAGCTGAAGAGGCTTCAGCAGAGAGTACGGAACACCCTGGGGAGCTGGCTGGATTATTATCGAGTGGCCATCG GTATCCAGTGTCCTGACACGAAGCGGATGCCAGATGCCCTACTGAGAACCAGGCTGAGGAGAGAGGTACAGTCAGCTGCTCTGCCCTCCCTGAACCCACCTGAGCGAGCAGATGCTGAACCAGTCCAGCCTGAGGAGGGCAGGAATGAGTTACAGGAGCTGCACACACATCTACCAGTACCAGCAGAAAAACCTCTGGACTCCAATGCCAAGCTGCCAAG GACACAAAGAACCAAAACAAAGGAGAAGCCCCATGTCACACAGATAGGACCCCTTCAAATTTATGGCAACATCCAACTTGA GTCAATAATTCTTCCAAACAGTGCAGATTTGCAGCCCTCCGCTTCCACCCGCTGTCCAACCCCGCCGTTGTTCACCCCCTCCGTCCCCCTCACAGTGTGCCCTGCTCTGCTGAGAGCTGCCgtggggggggaaggggggcaCAAGCGGTGCAGCTGCAGCGCTGCACTGATGCCAGTGGTGACGGACCTGGAGTACGATGCCTTCATTATGTGCCAGCTTCCACACAGTCAACAGATCCTAGTGGTGTGTGTAACTCTGCCACGCCAACCCGTCAACACACATGCAGTGTTCGGCCTGGACGTGCTGGAACAGCTCTACAGGAGGAGGAACAAGTACAGAACGATGCCGTGTACACAG tgCCAGATGGATTCATTTCGCTTGGTGAGGTATGAGATGTCGACTCGGAACCCCCGCTGTGGAGTTAAGAACATCCTGCTGCAGCAGCGGCACAATGCTGCTCCTGGGATGGTCCTG ATGTACATCAGAGGGAAGCTGCTATTTGTTGGCTACGTATTCAGTGGTCTCAGCTGCTCTGTCAGGGACCTTCAAAAGCAAATCTCCAGAACCAGGAGAGACTACAGATTAGGTCTGAGCCTCCCTTCAGACCACAAGTTCAG TGATACAGTTAACACTCCTGCAGCCACAGATGGACAAAACTCACAAGATGCAACACTGAAAGGACGAGACATCAACACTGCTTCTGTAGAAAAGGAAAAGACCAATGAGAG aaaaaacaatcaCGTTCCAGAGGTGTCACACCAACAACAGAGAGACTTTTGTATCAAACCAAAGAAGACTTCAGCACTTCCTCAAGTTCCTGTTATCACACAATGA
- the LOC117949435 gene encoding methionine aminopeptidase 2-like — MAELQLQHEVEPQLLNGDDLNEEREDADASEAVKKKRRKKKRNKTTAPAGTNRAERDGEAGGVGDVTKQLEQQTLEDKEREEDGEEDGDEGDNSAGKKKKKKKKKKGLKGQTDPPSIPICELYPSGDFPKGEECEYPPSKDGAEKRSAAWRTTSEEKRALDRANEEMWSDFRQAAEAHRQVRSYVRSWIKPGMTMIDICEKLEDCSRRLIRENGLKAGLAFPTGCSINHCAAHYTPNAGDPTVLRYDDVCKIDFGTHINGRIIDCAFTVTFNPKYDRLLEAVRDATNTGIKFAGIDVRLCDVGETIQEVMESYEVEIDGKTYQVKPIRNLNGHSIGQYRIHSGKTVPIVKGGEATRMEEGEAYAIETFGSTGRGAVHDDMECSHYMKNFNVGHVPIRLPRAKHLLNVINENFGTLAFCRRWLDRLGESKYLMALKNLCDLGIIDPYPPLCDIKGSYTAQYEHTILLRPTYKEVVSRGDDY; from the exons ATGGCGGAGCTACAGCTACAGCATGAAGTGGAGCCTCAACTTCTCAATGGGGACGACTTGAACGAGGAGAGAGAAGACGCAGACGCCTCAGaagcagtgaaaaaaaagagaagaaagaagaagaggaataaGACCACGGCACCAG CAGGGACAAATCGAGCTGAGAGGGACGGAGAAGCTGGAGGTGTTGGTGATGTGACAAAACAGTTGGAGCAGCAAACACtggaagacaaagagagggaggaggacgGAGAAGAAG atggagatgAAGGAGATAACTCAgctggaaaaaagaagaagaagaagaaaaagaagaaaggat TGAAGGGACAGACTGACCCTCCCTCAATTCCTATTTGTGAGCTCTATCCCAGCGGAGACTTTCCAAAGGGAGAGGAGTGTGAATATCCACCTTCAAAAGACGG agctGAAAA GCGCAGCGCAGCGTGGCGGACCACCAGTGAAGAGAAGCGGGCGCTGGACAGGGCCAATGAGGAGATGTGGAGTGATTTCAGGCAAGCAGCTGAGGCACATCGGCAGGTCCGCTCATATGTCAGGAGCTGGATCAAACCAGGGATGACTATGATTGACATCTG CGAGAAGCTGGAGGACTGCTCCAGGAGGCTCATCAGAGAAAACGGGCTGAAGGCAGGCCTGGCCTTCCCCACCGGCTGCTCCATCAACCACTGTGCTGCCCACTACACCCCAAACGCAGGAGACCCCACGGTGCTGCGCTACGACGATGTCTGCAAAATTGACTTTGGAACGCACATCAACG GTCGAATAATAGACTGTGCCTTCACCGTCACTTTCAATCCAAAGTATGACAGGCTACTGGAGGCTGTGAGAGATGCAACTAACACGGGCATTAAG TTTGCAGGAATTGATGTGCGCCTGTGCGATGTTGGTGAGACCATTCAGGAGGTCATGGAGTCTTACGAAGTGGAGATAGATGGGAAAACATATCAAG TGAAGCCAATCAGGAATCTCAATGGCCACTCTATTGGACAGTACAGGATACACTCAGGGAAGACAGTCCCTATTGTTAAAGGCGGAGAAGCCACAAGGATGGAG gaAGGTGAAGCTTACGCAATTGAAACATTTGGCAGCACAGGAAGAGGTGCAGTCCACGATGACATGGAGTGCTCACATTACATGAAAAACTTCAATGTTGGACACGTACCAATAAG ACTTCCAAGGGCTAAACATCTGCTAAATGTGATCAATGAGAACTTTGGCACTTTGGCATTCTGCCGCCGCTGGCTGGACCGCCTCGGCGAGAGCAAGTACCTGATGGCGTTGAAGAATCTGTGTGACCTTGGCATCATAGACCCATACCCACCTCTGTGTGACATCAAGGGCAGCTACACCGCCCAGTACGAGCACACCATCCTACTCAGACCCACCTACAAAGAGGTAGTGAGCCGGGGAGATGATTACTAA
- the LOC117949411 gene encoding uncharacterized protein C3orf20-like isoform X2 — protein MTSSVASTEPRTGPLYFFDQPTKRSRIKGAQSNILHFNLANEGAKLEDTVQSNRDDNIEGKSDERTQGLPGETGGDVKPDTSSKDYDPMDAYKRAAPRLLNEVARLLSQHKWTEEGRTIPHGIGNILNYSWKELTAGSVFMRSPEQTDKLGKSKGFLKLDEARSRQLSARCDTRQEGERISCVVENVGPSVGKTQLSSNPRTKKRKDNSNKAHNYNTVSFSISSNSCSNPGWIIQPKQPSCVEPRQIRLCQWVLEQLRVARSPEKLLTAEQDLNKPLILRHYGDAKAQLKARRARRTAQPVTVVNGMPQIPEVKQQDPARQKLHYRINDSSSFIYYPSGCIAVCQSHSGLSCGGFYTNVFSDSECPVILATITAFGHGAVTHPLSSAITAVWDQHGGFICDHNGNISKEWSWQTGHTLREKIVIQLSDGISVSLLSGISAMLSFRCDNESVQLPLTALSDINQSQETACLQTEGKFTSYFAQDLLAKKTTSLESKRNLTLTPVFQMVREVEGLEEPSAQFRKRRHVSRELKRLQQRVRNTLGSWLDYYRVAIGIQCPDTKRMPDALLRTRLRREVQSAALPSLNPPERADAEPVQPEEGRNELQELHTHLPVPAEKPLDSNAKLPRTQRTKTKEKPHVTQIGPLQIYGNIQLESIILPNSADLQPSASTRCPTPPLFTPSVPLTVCPALLRAAVGGEGGHKRCSCSAALMPVVTDLEYDAFIMCQLPHSQQILVVCVTLPRQPVNTHAVFGLDVLEQLYRRRNKYRTMPCTQCQMDSFRLVRYEMSTRNPRCGVKNILLQQRHNAAPGMVLMYIRGKLLFVGYVFSGLSCSVRDLQKQISRTRRDYRLGLSLPSDHKFSDTVNTPAATDGQNSQDATLKGRDINTASVEKEKTNERKNNHVPEVSHQQQRDFCIKPKKTSALPQVPVITQ, from the exons ATGACTTCTTCTGTCGCATCGACGGAACCCAGAACTGGCCCTTTGTATTTCTTTGACCAG CCGACCAAACGAAGCAGAATTAAAGGAGCGCAAAgtaacattttgcatttcaatTTGGCAAATGAAGGAGCGAAGTTAGAAGACACAGTGCAAAG TAATCGAGACGACAACATCGAAGGTAAAAGTGATGAGCGCACTCAGGGGCTGCCGGGGGAGACAGGTGGAGATGTTAAACCTGATACCTCATCAAAGGACTACGATCCGATGGATGCGTACAAACGAGCAGCCCCTCGGTTATTAAACGAAGTGGCTCGCCTACTTTCTCAACATAAATGGACTGAGGAGGGGCGTACTATTCCACACGGGATTGGAAATATTCTAAATTACTCCTGGAAGGAACTGACGGCGGGCTCGGTGTTCATGAGAAGTCCGGAACAGACTGACAAACTAGGAAAGTCCAAAGGTTTCCTGAAGTTGGATGAAGCTCGGTCCCGTCAGTTGTCCGCCAGATGTGACACGaggcaggaaggagagagaatCTCATGTGTTGTGGAAAACGTTGGTCCCTCTGTGGGGAAAACACAACTCAGCTCAAATCCACGCACGAAAAAACGCAAAGACAATTCCAATAAAG CTCACAACTACAACACCGTCAGTTTCTCCATCTCATCCAACAGCTGCAGTAATCCAG GTTGGATCATCCAGCCAAAGCAGCCCTCCTGCGTTGAGCCTCGGCAGATCCGTTTGTGTCAGTGGGTGCTTGAGCAACTCCGGGTGGCAAGAAGTCCTGA AAAACTGCTAACAGCTGAACAGGACCTGAACAAACCGCTCATACTCCGTCACTATGGTGATGCAAAGGCACAACTGAAGGCCAGGAGAGCGAGGAGAACGGCACAGCCTGTTACTGTGGTCAATGGGATGCCCCAGATACCAGAAGTGAAGCAGCAGGATCCTGCACGGCAGAAACTACACTACAGGATCAATGACAGCTCCTCGTTCATATA CTACCCTTCTGGTTGTATCGCAGTATGCCAGAGCCACTCAGGTCTGAGCTGTGGAGGCTTTTATACCAACGTGTTCAGTGACAGTGAGTGTCCCGTTATTCTGGCGACTATCACAGCGTTCGGGCACGGGGCTGTGACACATCCTCTTAG CTCTGCCATTACAGCCGTGTGGGACCAGCACGGTGGATTCATATGTGACCATAATGGGAACATATCTAAGGAGTGGAGCTGGCAGACAGGCCACACACTGAGGGAGAAGATTGTTATACAG TTGTCAGATGGGATCTCTGTGAGCCTGCTCAGTGGCATTTCTGCCATGCTCAGCTTCAGGTGTGACAACGAAAGTGTTCAACTTCCtcttactgctctgtcggataTTAACCAATCACAAGAAACG GCTTGTTTGCAGACTGAAGGAAAGTTTACCTCTTATTTTGCTCAAGACCTGCTGGCGAAGAAGACAACATCCCTTGAGAGCAAGAGGAACCTGACGCTTACACCT GTCTTCCAGATGGTCAGAGAGGTGGAGGGGCTGGAGGAGCCATCCGCGCAGTTTAGAAAAAGACGACATGTTAGCAGAGAGCTGAAGAGGCTTCAGCAGAGAGTACGGAACACCCTGGGGAGCTGGCTGGATTATTATCGAGTGGCCATCG GTATCCAGTGTCCTGACACGAAGCGGATGCCAGATGCCCTACTGAGAACCAGGCTGAGGAGAGAGGTACAGTCAGCTGCTCTGCCCTCCCTGAACCCACCTGAGCGAGCAGATGCTGAACCAGTCCAGCCTGAGGAGGGCAGGAATGAGTTACAGGAGCTGCACACACATCTACCAGTACCAGCAGAAAAACCTCTGGACTCCAATGCCAAGCTGCCAAG GACACAAAGAACCAAAACAAAGGAGAAGCCCCATGTCACACAGATAGGACCCCTTCAAATTTATGGCAACATCCAACTTGA GTCAATAATTCTTCCAAACAGTGCAGATTTGCAGCCCTCCGCTTCCACCCGCTGTCCAACCCCGCCGTTGTTCACCCCCTCCGTCCCCCTCACAGTGTGCCCTGCTCTGCTGAGAGCTGCCgtggggggggaaggggggcaCAAGCGGTGCAGCTGCAGCGCTGCACTGATGCCAGTGGTGACGGACCTGGAGTACGATGCCTTCATTATGTGCCAGCTTCCACACAGTCAACAGATCCTAGTGGTGTGTGTAACTCTGCCACGCCAACCCGTCAACACACATGCAGTGTTCGGCCTGGACGTGCTGGAACAGCTCTACAGGAGGAGGAACAAGTACAGAACGATGCCGTGTACACAG tgCCAGATGGATTCATTTCGCTTGGTGAGGTATGAGATGTCGACTCGGAACCCCCGCTGTGGAGTTAAGAACATCCTGCTGCAGCAGCGGCACAATGCTGCTCCTGGGATGGTCCTG ATGTACATCAGAGGGAAGCTGCTATTTGTTGGCTACGTATTCAGTGGTCTCAGCTGCTCTGTCAGGGACCTTCAAAAGCAAATCTCCAGAACCAGGAGAGACTACAGATTAGGTCTGAGCCTCCCTTCAGACCACAAGTTCAG TGATACAGTTAACACTCCTGCAGCCACAGATGGACAAAACTCACAAGATGCAACACTGAAAGGACGAGACATCAACACTGCTTCTGTAGAAAAGGAAAAGACCAATGAGAG aaaaaacaatcaCGTTCCAGAGGTGTCACACCAACAACAGAGAGACTTTTGTATCAAACCAAAGAAGACTTCAGCACTTCCTCAAGTTCCTGTTATCACACAATGA
- the LOC117949411 gene encoding uncharacterized protein C3orf20-like isoform X1, translating into MTSSVASTEPRTGPLYFFDQPTKRSRIKGAQSNILHFNLANEGAKLEDTVQSNRDDNIEGKSDERTQGLPGETGGDVKPDTSSKDYDPMDAYKRAAPRLLNEVARLLSQHKWTEEGRTIPHGIGNILNYSWKELTAGSVFMRSPEQTDKLGKSKGFLKLDEARSRQLSARCDTRQEGERISCVVENVGPSVGKTQLSSNPRTKKRKDNSNKAHNYNTVSFSISSNSCSNPGWIIQPKQPSCVEPRQIRLCQWVLEQLRVARSPEKLLTAEQDLNKPLILRHYGDAKAQLKARRARRTAQPVTVVNGMPQIPEVKQQDPARQKLHYRINDSSSFIYYPSGCIAVCQSHSGLSCGGFYTNVFSDSECPVILATITAFGHGAVTHPLSSAITAVWDQHGGFICDHNGNISKEWSWQTGHTLREKIVIQLSDGISVSLLSGISAMLSFRCDNESVQLPLTALSDINQSQETACLQTEGKFTSYFAQDLLAKKTTSLESKRNLTLTPVSVCSREVFQMVREVEGLEEPSAQFRKRRHVSRELKRLQQRVRNTLGSWLDYYRVAIGIQCPDTKRMPDALLRTRLRREVQSAALPSLNPPERADAEPVQPEEGRNELQELHTHLPVPAEKPLDSNAKLPRTQRTKTKEKPHVTQIGPLQIYGNIQLESIILPNSADLQPSASTRCPTPPLFTPSVPLTVCPALLRAAVGGEGGHKRCSCSAALMPVVTDLEYDAFIMCQLPHSQQILVVCVTLPRQPVNTHAVFGLDVLEQLYRRRNKYRTMPCTQCQMDSFRLVRYEMSTRNPRCGVKNILLQQRHNAAPGMVLMYIRGKLLFVGYVFSGLSCSVRDLQKQISRTRRDYRLGLSLPSDHKFSDTVNTPAATDGQNSQDATLKGRDINTASVEKEKTNERKNNHVPEVSHQQQRDFCIKPKKTSALPQVPVITQ; encoded by the exons ATGACTTCTTCTGTCGCATCGACGGAACCCAGAACTGGCCCTTTGTATTTCTTTGACCAG CCGACCAAACGAAGCAGAATTAAAGGAGCGCAAAgtaacattttgcatttcaatTTGGCAAATGAAGGAGCGAAGTTAGAAGACACAGTGCAAAG TAATCGAGACGACAACATCGAAGGTAAAAGTGATGAGCGCACTCAGGGGCTGCCGGGGGAGACAGGTGGAGATGTTAAACCTGATACCTCATCAAAGGACTACGATCCGATGGATGCGTACAAACGAGCAGCCCCTCGGTTATTAAACGAAGTGGCTCGCCTACTTTCTCAACATAAATGGACTGAGGAGGGGCGTACTATTCCACACGGGATTGGAAATATTCTAAATTACTCCTGGAAGGAACTGACGGCGGGCTCGGTGTTCATGAGAAGTCCGGAACAGACTGACAAACTAGGAAAGTCCAAAGGTTTCCTGAAGTTGGATGAAGCTCGGTCCCGTCAGTTGTCCGCCAGATGTGACACGaggcaggaaggagagagaatCTCATGTGTTGTGGAAAACGTTGGTCCCTCTGTGGGGAAAACACAACTCAGCTCAAATCCACGCACGAAAAAACGCAAAGACAATTCCAATAAAG CTCACAACTACAACACCGTCAGTTTCTCCATCTCATCCAACAGCTGCAGTAATCCAG GTTGGATCATCCAGCCAAAGCAGCCCTCCTGCGTTGAGCCTCGGCAGATCCGTTTGTGTCAGTGGGTGCTTGAGCAACTCCGGGTGGCAAGAAGTCCTGA AAAACTGCTAACAGCTGAACAGGACCTGAACAAACCGCTCATACTCCGTCACTATGGTGATGCAAAGGCACAACTGAAGGCCAGGAGAGCGAGGAGAACGGCACAGCCTGTTACTGTGGTCAATGGGATGCCCCAGATACCAGAAGTGAAGCAGCAGGATCCTGCACGGCAGAAACTACACTACAGGATCAATGACAGCTCCTCGTTCATATA CTACCCTTCTGGTTGTATCGCAGTATGCCAGAGCCACTCAGGTCTGAGCTGTGGAGGCTTTTATACCAACGTGTTCAGTGACAGTGAGTGTCCCGTTATTCTGGCGACTATCACAGCGTTCGGGCACGGGGCTGTGACACATCCTCTTAG CTCTGCCATTACAGCCGTGTGGGACCAGCACGGTGGATTCATATGTGACCATAATGGGAACATATCTAAGGAGTGGAGCTGGCAGACAGGCCACACACTGAGGGAGAAGATTGTTATACAG TTGTCAGATGGGATCTCTGTGAGCCTGCTCAGTGGCATTTCTGCCATGCTCAGCTTCAGGTGTGACAACGAAAGTGTTCAACTTCCtcttactgctctgtcggataTTAACCAATCACAAGAAACG GCTTGTTTGCAGACTGAAGGAAAGTTTACCTCTTATTTTGCTCAAGACCTGCTGGCGAAGAAGACAACATCCCTTGAGAGCAAGAGGAACCTGACGCTTACACCT GTGTCTGTGTGCTCCCGGGAGGTCTTCCAGATGGTCAGAGAGGTGGAGGGGCTGGAGGAGCCATCCGCGCAGTTTAGAAAAAGACGACATGTTAGCAGAGAGCTGAAGAGGCTTCAGCAGAGAGTACGGAACACCCTGGGGAGCTGGCTGGATTATTATCGAGTGGCCATCG GTATCCAGTGTCCTGACACGAAGCGGATGCCAGATGCCCTACTGAGAACCAGGCTGAGGAGAGAGGTACAGTCAGCTGCTCTGCCCTCCCTGAACCCACCTGAGCGAGCAGATGCTGAACCAGTCCAGCCTGAGGAGGGCAGGAATGAGTTACAGGAGCTGCACACACATCTACCAGTACCAGCAGAAAAACCTCTGGACTCCAATGCCAAGCTGCCAAG GACACAAAGAACCAAAACAAAGGAGAAGCCCCATGTCACACAGATAGGACCCCTTCAAATTTATGGCAACATCCAACTTGA GTCAATAATTCTTCCAAACAGTGCAGATTTGCAGCCCTCCGCTTCCACCCGCTGTCCAACCCCGCCGTTGTTCACCCCCTCCGTCCCCCTCACAGTGTGCCCTGCTCTGCTGAGAGCTGCCgtggggggggaaggggggcaCAAGCGGTGCAGCTGCAGCGCTGCACTGATGCCAGTGGTGACGGACCTGGAGTACGATGCCTTCATTATGTGCCAGCTTCCACACAGTCAACAGATCCTAGTGGTGTGTGTAACTCTGCCACGCCAACCCGTCAACACACATGCAGTGTTCGGCCTGGACGTGCTGGAACAGCTCTACAGGAGGAGGAACAAGTACAGAACGATGCCGTGTACACAG tgCCAGATGGATTCATTTCGCTTGGTGAGGTATGAGATGTCGACTCGGAACCCCCGCTGTGGAGTTAAGAACATCCTGCTGCAGCAGCGGCACAATGCTGCTCCTGGGATGGTCCTG ATGTACATCAGAGGGAAGCTGCTATTTGTTGGCTACGTATTCAGTGGTCTCAGCTGCTCTGTCAGGGACCTTCAAAAGCAAATCTCCAGAACCAGGAGAGACTACAGATTAGGTCTGAGCCTCCCTTCAGACCACAAGTTCAG TGATACAGTTAACACTCCTGCAGCCACAGATGGACAAAACTCACAAGATGCAACACTGAAAGGACGAGACATCAACACTGCTTCTGTAGAAAAGGAAAAGACCAATGAGAG aaaaaacaatcaCGTTCCAGAGGTGTCACACCAACAACAGAGAGACTTTTGTATCAAACCAAAGAAGACTTCAGCACTTCCTCAAGTTCCTGTTATCACACAATGA